From the genome of Bordetella sp. H567, one region includes:
- a CDS encoding efflux transporter outer membrane subunit — MKRLSTLLMVIALSGCAFMEKGPAPVPEITAQKLGLTEQSAAWPTTQWWERYEDPQLDTLVQEALANNPSMTAAQARLAQANAAVGGARAPLLPRVDADYSLQREHISRTYIYPEPLAGSTQTDNRLGLDFSYELDFWGKNRSALQAALSREQAAQADRQAARTMLSSAMVQSYLNLQNAFAQRTVLHRIIAQREESLSITRQRFNAGLDTQVEVKQADSQLASAKVQLTQIETTLAQLRNQVAALAGAGPERGQSLQEAKLTVPPGGIPASIPLDLLGHRADVVAARWRAEAARRTIDVAKADFYPNVNITAFIGFQALGTNNLLQAASHAANIGPAISLPIFHGGELNANLAGRRADTDLAVSDYNQTVLDAVRQVADALDALRLIGRETAEQRQARESIDAAYNLAVDRYKAGLGNYLTVLVAQNEVLTQARLETDLQFRTYKLDAELANALGGGYVPAPANAELAQNQGNSNTTH, encoded by the coding sequence ATGAAACGCTTATCGACTTTGCTAATGGTGATCGCCTTGAGCGGTTGCGCATTCATGGAGAAAGGCCCCGCGCCCGTGCCCGAGATCACGGCGCAGAAGCTGGGCCTGACGGAACAGTCCGCAGCCTGGCCGACCACGCAATGGTGGGAGCGGTACGAAGATCCCCAACTGGACACCCTGGTCCAGGAAGCCCTGGCCAACAATCCCTCGATGACGGCAGCGCAGGCGCGGCTGGCGCAGGCCAATGCAGCCGTGGGCGGTGCGCGCGCGCCGCTGCTGCCCCGCGTGGACGCCGACTACTCACTGCAGCGCGAGCATATATCGCGCACCTACATCTATCCCGAACCGCTCGCCGGTTCGACACAGACCGACAATCGCCTGGGACTGGATTTCAGCTACGAGCTGGACTTCTGGGGCAAGAACCGCTCCGCCTTGCAGGCCGCGCTGTCGCGCGAACAGGCCGCCCAGGCCGACAGGCAGGCGGCACGCACGATGCTGTCGAGCGCCATGGTGCAAAGCTATCTGAATCTACAGAACGCTTTCGCGCAACGCACCGTCCTTCATCGCATCATCGCGCAGCGCGAAGAAAGCCTTTCCATTACGCGCCAGCGTTTCAACGCCGGCCTGGACACCCAGGTGGAGGTCAAGCAGGCGGACTCCCAGCTGGCTTCTGCGAAGGTCCAGCTGACGCAGATCGAGACGACCTTGGCACAATTGCGCAATCAGGTCGCGGCCCTGGCCGGGGCGGGCCCGGAACGCGGGCAAAGCCTGCAAGAGGCCAAGCTTACGGTGCCACCCGGCGGTATTCCCGCATCGATTCCCCTGGACCTGCTGGGCCACCGCGCCGACGTCGTCGCCGCGCGTTGGCGTGCCGAAGCCGCTCGCCGTACGATCGACGTCGCCAAGGCGGATTTCTATCCCAACGTGAATATCACCGCCTTCATCGGCTTCCAGGCGCTGGGAACCAATAACTTGCTGCAGGCCGCCAGCCACGCGGCGAATATCGGCCCGGCCATCTCGCTGCCGATTTTCCACGGCGGCGAATTGAACGCCAATCTGGCCGGCCGCCGCGCCGATACGGATCTCGCGGTATCGGACTACAACCAAACCGTCCTGGACGCGGTGCGGCAGGTCGCCGACGCGCTGGACGCGCTGCGCCTGATCGGCCGTGAAACCGCCGAGCAGCGCCAGGCCCGCGAGTCCATCGACGCGGCCTACAACCTGGCCGTGGACCGCTACAAGGCGGGCCTGGGCAATTACCTGACCGTGCTGGTCGCGCAAAACGAAGTGCTGACGCAAGCGCGGCTGGAAACGGATCTGCAATTCCGAACCTACAAGCTGGATGCCGAATTGGCCAACGCATTGGGCGGCGGCTATGTCCCGGCGCCAGCGAACGCCGAACTCGCACAGAACCAGGGCAACTCGAACACCACCCATTGA
- a CDS encoding YgdI/YgdR family lipoprotein, producing MTLKLTAMSLAAIAALAGCSSPSVVTTRDGSQIVTPDTPKYDKKSGMYQYEDNGRDMQINKDDVKSIQQVK from the coding sequence ATGACTCTCAAGTTGACCGCGATGTCCTTGGCCGCTATCGCCGCCCTGGCCGGATGCTCTTCGCCTTCCGTCGTAACTACCCGAGACGGTTCGCAGATCGTGACCCCGGACACGCCCAAGTACGACAAGAAGTCCGGCATGTACCAATACGAGGACAACGGCCGCGATATGCAGATCAACAAGGATGACGTGAAATCGATCCAGCAGGTGAAATAG
- a CDS encoding quinone oxidoreductase family protein yields the protein MANNTVKAIQLEAHGGPEVLKLVDVEVPPPGPNEVTVRQHAAGLNFIDIYYRTGLYPHPLPHGLGFEAAGIVEAVGSEVTHIRKGDRVAYGQSPLGAYAEMRNVPAANVVQLPKGIGFDEAAAMMLKGLTVQYLFRQTYRLQGHETILFHAAAGGVGLIACQWARALGVKLIGTVSSPEKAELAREHGAWQTIDYSRENVVERVLELTGGKKVPVVYDGVGKDTWEISLDCIEPRGLMVSFGNASGPVTGVNVGILNQKGCLYLTRPSLGIHVNTPAKLKAASDELFDLVLKKKIRMRIDQRYPLDQAGEAQTALASRKTTGATILTLDN from the coding sequence ATGGCCAACAACACAGTCAAGGCAATCCAACTGGAGGCCCATGGCGGCCCGGAAGTCCTTAAGTTGGTGGACGTGGAGGTGCCCCCGCCGGGTCCGAACGAAGTGACGGTGCGCCAGCATGCGGCCGGCTTGAATTTCATCGACATCTATTACCGCACCGGCCTGTATCCCCACCCGCTTCCGCATGGCTTGGGGTTTGAAGCGGCGGGCATCGTCGAAGCGGTGGGGAGCGAAGTCACGCATATCAGGAAGGGCGACCGCGTCGCTTATGGACAGAGCCCGCTGGGCGCCTACGCCGAGATGCGCAATGTGCCGGCGGCCAATGTGGTCCAGCTGCCCAAGGGCATCGGCTTCGACGAGGCCGCGGCCATGATGCTCAAGGGCCTGACGGTGCAATATCTGTTCCGCCAGACGTATCGCCTGCAGGGGCACGAAACCATTCTTTTTCATGCGGCCGCCGGCGGCGTGGGCCTGATTGCGTGCCAGTGGGCCAGGGCACTGGGAGTAAAGCTTATCGGCACGGTCTCCAGCCCTGAGAAGGCCGAACTCGCGCGTGAACACGGCGCGTGGCAGACCATCGACTATTCGCGTGAAAACGTGGTCGAACGTGTGCTGGAATTGACCGGCGGCAAAAAGGTGCCCGTCGTCTACGACGGCGTCGGCAAGGACACCTGGGAGATTTCGCTGGACTGCATCGAGCCGCGCGGCCTGATGGTAAGTTTCGGAAATGCGTCCGGCCCGGTCACCGGTGTCAATGTGGGTATCCTGAACCAGAAGGGCTGCCTGTATCTCACTCGGCCGTCGCTGGGCATACACGTCAATACGCCGGCAAAGCTGAAAGCCGCCTCTGACGAGCTGTTCGATCTGGTCCTGAAAAAGAAAATCCGCATGCGCATCGATCAGCGTTATCCGCTGGACCAGGCGGGAGAGGCGCAAACGGCGCTGGCATCGCGCAAAACCACCGGTGCGACCATATTGACGCTGGATAATTGA
- a CDS encoding DUF4136 domain-containing protein: MSCSWRWAQAAILVLVTGLLAGCASTPTVSARVTSFQEWPADATGQRYRFVPADPSQNNNLEYQSFQDMVRSGISPTGLVEAGPGQPARFDVSFRYGVTQTQVNVRRPIDPYFYGGYGPGFYGGRYWGGPWGPGFWGPDWVDVPSVAYRNALTVEIRDASQGGKEVYRATAYSVAENDRLLKVMPYLVRAIFDGFPANNGSERQVSYVMDR; encoded by the coding sequence ATGTCCTGTTCCTGGCGCTGGGCACAAGCAGCGATCCTGGTACTGGTCACGGGTCTGCTTGCGGGCTGCGCAAGCACACCGACCGTGTCGGCGCGCGTAACGTCATTCCAGGAATGGCCGGCGGACGCAACGGGACAGCGGTATCGCTTCGTGCCTGCGGATCCCAGCCAGAATAACAACCTGGAGTATCAGAGTTTCCAGGACATGGTGCGAAGCGGGATCAGCCCGACCGGCCTGGTAGAGGCCGGGCCCGGCCAGCCAGCCCGTTTTGATGTGTCGTTCCGGTATGGGGTGACCCAGACACAGGTGAATGTCCGCAGGCCGATCGACCCTTATTTCTACGGTGGTTATGGGCCGGGCTTCTATGGCGGCCGATATTGGGGCGGCCCGTGGGGCCCTGGGTTCTGGGGACCCGATTGGGTAGATGTTCCGTCTGTCGCTTATCGCAATGCGCTTACAGTTGAAATACGCGACGCCAGCCAGGGCGGCAAGGAGGTTTACCGAGCGACGGCGTACAGCGTGGCCGAAAACGACCGGCTTCTGAAAGTGATGCCTTATTTGGTGCGCGCCATTTTCGACGGCTTTCCCGCCAACAACGGTTCCGAACGGCAAGTAAGCTATGTCATGGACAGATGA
- a CDS encoding HlyD family secretion protein, giving the protein MNAPQSSNPKRKRLMLIATGVFLLIAIAYGAWWWLVGSHFESTDDAYVHGNLVQITPQVPGTVVAIEADDTETIQAGAPLVRLDPADTDIALQQAEAKLAQTVRQVRTLFVQNDALAADVAVRKADVERAQADLTRARSDLARRQTLAKSGGVSGEEILHAQTTLKSAESGLAQALASLEASKAKLATNQALTHGTSVENHPDVRESEAELRNAWLAQSRTVLPAPVTGMVARRSVQVGQRVAPGNTLMNVVPLDQVWVEANFKEGQLRQMRVGQPVKLTADLYGGSVTYHGKVVGLDAGTGSAFALLPAQNATGNWIKVVQRVPVRIALDPQELQAHPLRIGLSMDVEVDLSKQEGPAVTQQVQRAEPALATRAFDPDHQQVDAMIQKIVQANLVQ; this is encoded by the coding sequence ATGAACGCTCCTCAAAGCTCCAATCCCAAACGCAAGCGCCTGATGCTGATCGCAACGGGTGTGTTCTTGCTGATCGCCATTGCGTACGGCGCATGGTGGTGGCTGGTCGGCTCGCATTTCGAGAGCACCGACGACGCCTACGTCCACGGCAACCTGGTGCAGATCACGCCCCAGGTGCCCGGCACCGTGGTCGCCATCGAGGCCGACGACACGGAAACCATCCAGGCAGGCGCGCCGCTGGTGCGGCTGGATCCCGCGGATACCGACATCGCCCTGCAACAGGCCGAAGCCAAGCTGGCCCAGACAGTGCGCCAGGTGCGGACACTGTTCGTGCAGAACGATGCGCTGGCGGCTGACGTCGCGGTGCGCAAGGCCGACGTGGAACGGGCGCAGGCCGACTTGACGCGTGCGCGCAGCGACCTCGCGCGCCGCCAGACGCTGGCCAAATCCGGGGGCGTGAGCGGCGAGGAAATCCTGCATGCGCAGACCACGCTGAAGTCCGCCGAATCCGGGCTTGCGCAGGCGCTGGCGTCGCTGGAGGCGTCCAAGGCCAAGCTGGCGACCAACCAGGCGCTGACGCACGGCACCAGCGTGGAGAACCATCCGGACGTGCGTGAGTCCGAAGCCGAATTGCGCAACGCCTGGCTGGCGCAGTCCCGCACGGTGCTGCCGGCGCCCGTGACCGGCATGGTGGCGCGGCGCAGCGTCCAGGTTGGCCAGCGCGTGGCGCCCGGCAACACGCTGATGAATGTCGTGCCGCTGGACCAGGTATGGGTGGAAGCCAACTTCAAGGAAGGCCAGCTGCGCCAGATGCGTGTGGGCCAGCCGGTGAAGCTGACGGCCGACCTGTATGGCGGCAGCGTGACCTACCACGGCAAGGTCGTGGGCCTGGATGCCGGCACCGGCAGCGCTTTCGCCCTGCTTCCCGCGCAGAATGCCACCGGCAACTGGATCAAGGTGGTGCAGCGCGTGCCCGTGCGCATCGCGCTCGACCCGCAGGAACTGCAAGCCCATCCGCTGCGTATCGGCCTTTCCATGGACGTCGAGGTGGACCTGAGCAAGCAGGAAGGCCCCGCCGTCACGCAGCAGGTGCAACGCGCCGAACCAGCGCTGGCCACTCGCGCGTTCGATCCCGATCATCAGCAGGTCGACGCCATGATCCAGAAAATAGTGCAAGCGAACCTCGTGCAATGA
- a CDS encoding H-NS histone family protein: MPRETYSVQQARIEKEIDKLRKKAEALQMKRRKPVVASIIRSMREYNITPEEIVAAFGKPAARRGPGRKSAAGTAATPAKRAVAPKYRHPDTGETWSGRGKAPRWLTAAEAAGASRESFLIQ; the protein is encoded by the coding sequence ATGCCAAGAGAGACCTACTCCGTCCAGCAAGCCAGGATCGAAAAGGAGATCGATAAGCTCCGTAAAAAGGCCGAAGCGCTGCAGATGAAGCGCCGCAAGCCCGTGGTTGCTTCGATCATCCGGTCGATGCGTGAATACAATATCACTCCGGAAGAAATCGTCGCTGCCTTCGGCAAGCCCGCCGCGCGCCGCGGCCCGGGCCGCAAGAGCGCTGCCGGAACCGCCGCTACGCCGGCAAAGCGTGCCGTCGCCCCGAAATACCGCCATCCGGATACCGGTGAAACCTGGAGCGGCCGCGGTAAAGCGCCGCGCTGGCTGACGGCCGCGGAAGCCGCCGGTGCATCGCGCGAAAGCTTCCTCATCCAGTAG
- a CDS encoding class 1 fructose-bisphosphatase — protein MKRKTLTQYLVEQQREAQAVGPEVRLLIEVVARACKAISHAVSKGALGGVLGSLDSENVQGEVQKKLDVMSNEILLEANEWGGHLAAMASEEMETIHLIPNRYPKGEYLLLFDPLDGSSNIDVNVSIGTIFSVLHAPHEVHGQSVTENDFLQCGKQQVAAGYAVYGPQSMLVLTVGNGVVGFTLDREMGSWVLTHENMQIPADTKEFAINMSNMRHWAPPVKRYIDDCLAGKTGPRGKDFNMRWVASMVADVHRILTRGGIFMYPWDAREPSKPGKLRLMYEANPMSFIVEQAGGASINGTQRILDIEPTQLHERVSVILGSRNEVETVARYHREHEAQTTR, from the coding sequence TTGAAACGCAAAACCCTAACCCAGTACCTGGTCGAGCAGCAGCGCGAGGCCCAGGCCGTCGGCCCGGAGGTGCGCCTGCTTATCGAAGTGGTGGCGCGCGCCTGCAAGGCAATCAGCCACGCCGTCAGCAAGGGCGCGCTGGGCGGCGTGCTGGGCAGCCTGGACTCGGAAAACGTGCAGGGCGAAGTCCAGAAAAAGCTGGATGTCATGTCCAACGAAATCCTGCTGGAAGCCAATGAATGGGGCGGCCATCTCGCCGCCATGGCGTCGGAGGAAATGGAAACCATTCACCTGATTCCCAACCGCTATCCCAAGGGCGAATACCTGCTGCTGTTCGATCCCCTGGACGGTTCCTCCAATATCGACGTCAACGTTTCGATCGGCACGATTTTTTCGGTATTGCATGCGCCGCATGAAGTGCACGGCCAGTCCGTCACGGAAAATGACTTCCTGCAATGCGGCAAGCAGCAGGTAGCGGCCGGTTATGCCGTCTACGGGCCGCAAAGCATGCTGGTGTTGACCGTGGGCAATGGGGTGGTCGGCTTTACCCTGGACCGTGAAATGGGATCCTGGGTGCTGACACATGAAAACATGCAGATCCCGGCGGACACCAAGGAATTTGCCATCAACATGTCGAACATGCGCCATTGGGCACCCCCGGTAAAGCGCTATATCGACGATTGCCTGGCCGGCAAGACGGGACCGCGCGGCAAGGATTTCAATATGCGCTGGGTCGCTTCCATGGTGGCCGACGTACATCGCATCCTGACGCGCGGCGGCATCTTCATGTACCCCTGGGACGCACGTGAACCGTCCAAACCCGGCAAGCTGCGCCTGATGTACGAAGCCAATCCGATGAGCTTCATCGTTGAACAGGCGGGCGGTGCGTCGATCAATGGCACGCAGCGCATCCTGGATATCGAACCGACCCAGCTGCATGAGCGCGTCAGCGTCATATTGGGATCGCGCAATGAAGTGGAAACCGTGGCGCGCTACCATCGCGAGCACGAGGCCCAGACGACCCGGTAG
- a CDS encoding DMT family transporter, translating to MNSSVATPAAALFSSRAVGFCLAALGAILFSGKAIVVKFTYEYEVDAVTLIAFRMLFSLPFFAFIGWRQSCRADRGEIPVLTRTECIKLVLLGLIGYYLSSFLDFLGLRYISVGLERLILFLAPTLVLLITAFWLKRPIAPRQWLALLLSYLGVVLVFAHDMSQTGGGAVLLGSAFVFASAFTYALYLIGSGELVKRVGAMRLTAYAMSVSSIACLVQFFVMHPPSMLIQPAGFYGLSLIHATVNTVLPVFMIMSAVSRIGPPLAAQLGMLGPVSVLFLAYWFLGEPVTAWQLAGTAFVLAGVFVLTAPTSALAKRK from the coding sequence ATGAATTCCTCCGTTGCCACACCGGCCGCCGCGCTTTTTTCCAGCCGTGCCGTCGGCTTTTGCCTGGCCGCCCTGGGCGCCATCCTGTTTTCCGGCAAGGCCATCGTCGTCAAGTTCACCTACGAATATGAGGTGGATGCCGTAACATTGATTGCCTTTCGCATGCTGTTTTCGCTGCCGTTCTTTGCCTTCATCGGGTGGCGGCAATCATGCCGCGCCGATCGTGGGGAGATACCGGTGCTGACCCGCACGGAATGCATCAAGCTTGTGCTGCTCGGGCTCATCGGCTATTACCTCTCGAGCTTCCTCGATTTTCTGGGGCTGCGTTATATCAGCGTCGGACTGGAGCGCCTGATCCTTTTCCTCGCGCCGACGCTGGTACTCCTGATCACCGCGTTCTGGCTGAAGCGCCCCATCGCGCCGCGCCAATGGCTGGCGCTGTTGCTTTCCTATCTTGGCGTCGTGCTTGTGTTCGCGCACGATATGTCGCAAACGGGCGGCGGCGCGGTGCTGCTGGGTTCGGCCTTCGTCTTCGCTTCGGCATTCACCTATGCCTTGTATCTGATCGGCTCGGGCGAACTCGTGAAGCGGGTAGGCGCCATGCGGTTGACCGCCTATGCGATGTCGGTGTCCAGCATCGCCTGCCTGGTGCAGTTTTTCGTGATGCATCCGCCGTCCATGCTGATCCAGCCGGCGGGCTTTTATGGCTTGTCGCTGATTCATGCCACGGTCAATACCGTCTTGCCGGTGTTCATGATTATGAGCGCGGTGTCCCGCATCGGTCCGCCGCTGGCCGCGCAGCTGGGTATGCTCGGGCCGGTGTCGGTCCTTTTCCTGGCGTACTGGTTCCTGGGCGAACCCGTGACGGCATGGCAGCTGGCCGGCACGGCTTTCGTGCTGGCGGGCGTTTTCGTCCTGACGGCGCCCACGTCGGCCCTGGCGAAACGAAAGTAA
- the pepN gene encoding aminopeptidase N, which produces MRTETSVTVYRKDYQPYPFDIPEVALEFDLHPEATTVTSRLTVRRRTPDDAAPLRLDGSDLELVSVSVDGRVLDAGEYALDEHALTLLHLGPSASIQIVSRCRPAANSTLMGLYVSGGNFFTQCEAEGFRRITWFADRPDVMSRYRVTLRAPTDYPVLLSNGNLLEHRPLPDGRAQAVWEDPFPKPCYLFALVAGRLTHRETRVNTASGRQVLLQVYSDPGAESKTEWALESLVRSLRWDESRFGLELDLDRFMVVAVRDFNMGAMENKGLNIFNAAYVLADADTATDANYEAIEAVIGHEYFHNWTGNRVTCRDWFQLSLKEGLTVFRDQEFSADMMARGLDAHAAASARAVKRIDDVVTLRAAQFPEDAGPMAHPIRPESYQEIGNFYTATVYEKGAEVIRMQHTLLGEAGFRAGMDEYFRRHDGQAVTCDDFVAAMESVYTRQHPGRDLQVFRRWYRQAGTPRVTVELHYDAAARRCTVTLAQRCAPVGVEKAHPNPEGKQPFHIPFALGLLDRDGRPVTLRFDGQQTATALLELTQERQQWVFDDVPTQPIPSLLRGFSAPVIVEYPWSDEELALLSAHDTDPFARWEAGQELATREILGLTAARQAGAEMKAGDGFIAAWRALLEDPDLDAAYRARALSLPSEKTLAERMAAIDPPSLAFARDFLRAQIGRQLAGLWRKAFTDSQTPGPYTPAPEPAGKRALKNMALTHLMAGGDAEAAKWALDQYEGAGNMTDRLGALTALVNHGEEDVATRALSHFYEQWQHDPLVIDKWFALQATARSTTVETVRGLMAHPAFTLRNPNRARALVFQFCLNNARGLHGGNGAGYVFWEEQVLALDALNPEIAARLARAMDNWSRFVPSLRAPMRAAIERVRNHPGLSRNVMEIVSKALELAA; this is translated from the coding sequence ATGCGTACAGAAACCTCCGTCACCGTCTACCGCAAGGATTACCAGCCCTATCCGTTCGATATACCGGAGGTCGCGCTGGAGTTCGACCTGCACCCGGAAGCCACCACCGTGACCTCGCGCCTGACGGTACGTCGGCGCACACCCGATGATGCCGCGCCGCTGAGGCTGGACGGCAGCGACCTGGAACTTGTTTCGGTGTCGGTGGACGGCCGCGTCCTGGATGCCGGTGAATACGCGCTGGACGAACATGCGTTGACGCTGCTCCACCTGGGCCCCAGCGCATCGATACAGATCGTCAGCCGATGCCGTCCCGCAGCGAATTCCACGCTGATGGGCCTATATGTATCGGGTGGCAATTTCTTTACCCAATGCGAGGCGGAAGGCTTTCGCCGCATTACCTGGTTCGCGGACCGCCCGGACGTCATGTCACGGTATCGCGTCACGCTACGCGCGCCGACGGATTATCCGGTGCTGCTCAGCAACGGCAATTTGCTGGAGCACCGCCCCCTTCCCGACGGCCGCGCGCAAGCCGTGTGGGAGGACCCCTTCCCCAAGCCCTGCTACCTGTTCGCCCTGGTCGCGGGGCGCCTGACGCACCGGGAGACCCGGGTGAATACCGCCTCCGGGCGCCAGGTTCTCCTGCAGGTCTATAGCGACCCTGGAGCCGAATCCAAGACGGAATGGGCGCTGGAATCCCTGGTGCGTTCGCTGCGCTGGGACGAAAGCCGGTTCGGGCTGGAACTGGACCTGGACCGTTTCATGGTGGTCGCCGTGCGCGATTTCAATATGGGCGCCATGGAAAACAAGGGCTTGAACATATTCAACGCCGCCTACGTACTGGCAGACGCCGATACGGCCACCGACGCGAACTACGAAGCCATCGAGGCGGTCATCGGGCACGAGTACTTCCATAATTGGACCGGCAACCGGGTAACGTGCCGCGATTGGTTCCAACTGAGCCTGAAAGAAGGCCTGACGGTATTCCGCGACCAGGAATTCAGCGCCGACATGATGGCCCGGGGACTGGACGCGCATGCAGCCGCCAGCGCGCGCGCCGTCAAGCGCATCGATGACGTCGTTACGCTGCGGGCCGCGCAGTTTCCGGAAGACGCTGGGCCGATGGCCCATCCGATCCGGCCGGAAAGCTACCAGGAAATCGGCAATTTCTATACGGCGACCGTTTACGAAAAAGGCGCCGAGGTCATCCGGATGCAGCACACCCTGTTGGGCGAAGCGGGATTCCGCGCCGGCATGGACGAGTATTTCCGCCGCCATGACGGGCAGGCCGTGACCTGCGACGATTTCGTCGCGGCCATGGAGTCGGTGTATACCCGGCAGCATCCGGGTCGCGATCTGCAGGTATTCCGCCGCTGGTACCGCCAGGCGGGAACGCCCCGCGTCACGGTGGAATTGCATTACGACGCGGCCGCCCGCCGCTGTACCGTCACGCTGGCACAGCGCTGCGCGCCGGTGGGCGTCGAAAAAGCCCATCCCAATCCCGAGGGCAAACAGCCTTTTCATATCCCTTTCGCGCTAGGCCTGCTGGACCGCGACGGCCGGCCCGTCACGCTACGGTTCGATGGCCAGCAAACGGCGACAGCCCTGCTGGAGCTCACCCAGGAACGCCAACAGTGGGTATTCGACGATGTTCCCACTCAACCCATCCCTTCCCTGCTGCGGGGATTTTCCGCGCCGGTCATCGTCGAATACCCATGGAGCGACGAAGAGCTGGCGCTGCTGTCGGCCCACGATACGGATCCCTTCGCGCGCTGGGAAGCAGGGCAGGAACTGGCTACCCGCGAGATCCTCGGCCTGACCGCGGCGCGGCAGGCAGGCGCCGAAATGAAAGCCGGTGACGGCTTCATCGCCGCGTGGCGCGCCTTGCTGGAAGATCCAGACCTGGATGCCGCCTATCGGGCACGCGCCCTCTCCTTGCCTTCCGAAAAAACCCTTGCCGAACGCATGGCGGCGATAGACCCGCCATCCCTGGCCTTTGCGCGCGATTTCCTGCGCGCTCAAATCGGGCGGCAATTGGCCGGTCTGTGGCGCAAAGCCTTCACCGATAGCCAGACGCCGGGGCCTTATACCCCCGCGCCGGAGCCGGCCGGCAAACGCGCCTTGAAGAATATGGCATTGACCCACCTCATGGCGGGAGGCGATGCCGAAGCCGCAAAATGGGCGTTGGACCAATATGAAGGCGCCGGCAACATGACCGATCGGCTGGGTGCATTGACGGCACTGGTCAACCACGGCGAAGAGGATGTCGCCACGCGTGCCCTGAGCCACTTCTACGAGCAATGGCAGCATGATCCCCTGGTCATCGACAAATGGTTTGCGCTGCAAGCGACGGCGCGCTCCACCACCGTGGAAACCGTGCGGGGGCTGATGGCGCATCCCGCCTTCACGCTGCGCAATCCCAACCGCGCGCGCGCCCTGGTGTTCCAGTTCTGCCTGAACAACGCGCGAGGGCTGCATGGCGGCAATGGCGCCGGCTATGTCTTCTGGGAAGAACAGGTGCTGGCGCTCGATGCCCTGAACCCGGAAATCGCCGCGCGCCTGGCGCGCGCCATGGATAACTGGTCACGCTTCGTTCCCTCGCTACGGGCGCCCATGCGCGCGGCGATCGAACGGGTGCGCAACCACCCCGGCTTATCGCGCAATGTCATGGAAATCGTATCCAAGGCGCTGGAATTGGCCGCCTGA
- a CDS encoding MarR family winged helix-turn-helix transcriptional regulator has protein sequence MNDEPIATSGESPPYRCDRSRVEDNPGYLIRLVFNSLNRALDQEMAPLGLTATQWRPVAMVALGRADTAAELARLNEVDTGAMTRTLDRLEAKKLLRRKRSDQDRRVVKIELTEEGQAMVREIPANIARTLNHYLRGFSEEEVDLLTHFMRRMLANGSAPVPPAKG, from the coding sequence ATGAACGACGAACCTATTGCCACGTCAGGCGAATCACCGCCTTACCGCTGCGACCGCAGCCGCGTCGAGGACAACCCCGGTTACCTCATCCGCCTGGTGTTCAATTCGCTCAATCGGGCACTGGACCAGGAAATGGCGCCGCTGGGCCTGACGGCGACACAATGGCGTCCCGTCGCGATGGTGGCCCTGGGCCGTGCGGATACGGCCGCGGAACTGGCCCGGCTGAACGAAGTGGATACCGGCGCGATGACGCGTACGCTGGACCGCCTGGAAGCGAAGAAACTGCTTCGCCGCAAGCGCAGCGACCAGGATCGCCGTGTCGTCAAGATCGAACTCACGGAAGAAGGCCAGGCGATGGTGCGCGAGATCCCCGCGAATATCGCGCGCACGCTGAATCATTACCTGCGCGGGTTTTCCGAAGAGGAAGTGGACCTGCTCACCCACTTTATGCGTCGCATGCTGGCCAACGGTTCGGCGCCCGTGCCGCCAGCCAAAGGTTGA